From the genome of Magnolia sinica isolate HGM2019 chromosome 12, MsV1, whole genome shotgun sequence:
GAAACAGGGGAAAGCAAGTAGTGTTGAATGATTATGACAACCATTAAAACGTGAGAATAATCTAGATGGCCAAAGTAgaactataaatagaagaggaatgCAAGAGGAAAAtttggtctcataccaacccaatcaaaaccaaacattgtctttcaattatcatttcaattaCCAGTAAATTACATTTCTCAGTGTAATCACTTTACTTTTCTGCAAAGTTAAATACGTTTTTTAATGTAATTCTTTACTTTCGGCTTGTTGTttacattctatagtgtaatccataggattaatcaagtagctgataaTCTTAGTTATAATTTGAGTCTATGCTTGCATGCTAGATTCAGTTCTATATTAGAAAAGATGTCTTGCAACTACTTTTCACGACCAACAATAAGAattcttttctcatttttctttatcTGTACTGAAAAGTCCTTTTATACAAAGGCAAAGGTATAACCAATCATTAGATGACAaaccctaccctctgaatatcacCTGATCATGTTTTCACATtgagtgagtggctgaataggtgaccgacTCATCATATCTCAGTCATATATTACATGTCTGCCTATCCCAATGCttagggtcatagttgttcgggtTGAATTGAGCCATAATTTTAATTCTAGCACGCCCACATTTCAACAGTAAAAAATCGAGCAACAACACTGTCTGTCCACCTTTTCATATCACTTTATTGTCGTAGgcctaaaaataaagaagatccaaagctcaagtggactacaccacgggGAAGCCATGGTGATAATGACAGTCCACCACAGGAAGTCATGGTGATAACGACGTGCACCTTCatatggcccaccgtaatgtttatttgccatccaccttGTTCATAAAGTAAcgtaaacttggatgaagggaaattacaaatatcaacttcatccaaacagggaaatcacaaatattggcttcatacaaaactttcgtggcccaagttttcaatggtaggcgtttagtCCCCATGGTTTCCACTTgatgttttggatctgcctcatctatGAACACATggtataaaatgatatgaaaaatggatggatggcatatataaaacatatacatcatggtaaggaCGGAGAGGCACTACAGAATGGGTAAGTTTTTAGTATAGACTCGACGAAGCACCCACCTTTTTTTACTTGACCCGAACAAAACCTACTAAACCAAAGTAGACCTCTACCCGTATGGACGAACCTGTAAAGATAAAAATACTCCCACTTTTTTCCAGCTACTTTACCCTAAAGATCAATGGCATTTTCATCCATAACCCTATTTCCGTACCCTAAAAATTTACTTTAGTAGCAAAAGTTTTCAGGTGTTTAGGAAAAAAAGGCACAGTAAGGAAGAGTCTACGGTGCTAATTTTTTCCTACAGAATCCAAGTCCGACTCACAGATTATTGTATAGGAACCTTTCCATGCACCGCGTGGCAATTGGATTAGCAGCATCCGCATCTACTATATAGACGGTCCACTAGGTTTACCTCACTCTTCGCTTACTACTGGAGAAAAATCACAGCAATCCGTTGGTCCCGAACATCTGTAACATGACCTAATACTACCAATGATTTTGTGCGTCCCATGACACTGAATTTTATGGTATGGATCATCTGCTAAGTATGAGTCTTTCAAGGCAGCCTAGGAAGAATCCACTGGatctaatggacagttcagatgggTATTATTGAGAATTCGAAATAAGTCCAAATGAATTAGGCGCGaatacggatcctctgtttgcgtcaAGCAGAAAATTTGTCGTAGCAGCAATCTACTTGGACACGGTATCATTACACACCGTAATTGCTGACCGGCATGAACCAATGACGATACAAGAAAGGCAAAAAGTCATGCTTTTGACCAAGAGAGGATCCAGACTCGTTCGGGTTACCATGCCTTTCCATGCACTCTGTAAAGTAAGTCGCATAAATCTCATTGGATTTGCTTGTATATCACGTGTacaatttaatttatttattcggAACGGAATGGTCAACAACTTGTACCTCGATTAGCTGAGAACCGTTGTTTTAACGGTACCAAATGTAACCCCggttaaaatataataataatattaataataataataaaactcttGATGAATTACAACAGTGGCAACTGTGAAAAACTACTCCCCAACCGATGGAGCGGATTAActgcttagtgggtgttaccttgaCCGTTTGGGGCCTACATTAGTGTGTTGTATATACAAGCGGTCCgcggtccatcagtttttctaaattatttcagTAGGTGAATTGAAAATTAAAGCAGATTTCAATATCCGGTGGACCGCAGTCTTAAATaatagttaaaaacttcttatgagctCAGAAAgttttttaaataaacattacatatacaataaggtgggcccagcaagtttttaatggtaatacgttcaatcaccactgtttcctgtatcgtggttcatctgagatttggatttatttatttatttatttttttaatgataatacgttcaatcaccacggtttcttatgtcgtggtccatctgagatttggatttatttaatttttgggaccacctcctaaaatgagatgtaaaaatggattgatggcatggatattcAGCAAATCATCAAGGTAAACCCCAATGGTAACGGTAACACCCACTTAGGTGTTACCTatgtaacagctaatccgctccaaAGTTCGGAGGGTGTCGCCCCTGATGTTCGGAtcagattgatttttattttattttttcaatattCAGCTATATGCCTGATcgacgggtttgatgaaaggtaCAAACTGCACTGATCCGCACGCAAACTTATGGTTGACATCCATCCCCATTATTCCcttttagtgggacccacctgagctGTGCATCTCgctgattttttgtttttacCCCCACATGCTAAAAATCGAAGATAAAATATAATGGATGTAGATGGCTTTACAAGTAGAACATCTGCGTAGAACACAGACTTCCCATCCGTTTACTAGTGGCTGCGCATGAGACCTTGCAGTCCGCAGAGtatcaaaggttttttttttttttttttgtggctaGAAATAGAAATAACAGTGATCCTGTGATTTTGAAGTCCATACACACAAACAGCGAGACTTTTTCCCCCGCGTACATTCAGTAGTGACGTAACCAGATTTCTCCTATTTATGCGAGACTAAACGAAGGAAAGGtctgaaggagaagaagatgtcTGAAAAAGGAGGAGATAGAGAACCATTGCTAGTAGGAGGAGAGGAAGGGCGAAAGAGATGGTGGAAGAAAGTGTTGGACTTGGAGGAGGCGAAGAACCAGGTGTTGTTCTCGGTTCCGATGATAGTCACGAATGTCTCTTATTACTGCATCACCTTGGTCTCCGTCATGTTCGCCGGTCACCTCGGCGAGCTCGAGCTTGCCGGCTCCACCCTCGCCAATTCCTGGGCAACTGTTACTGGTCTTGCCCTCAtggtacctctctctctctctctctctctctctctctctctctctctctcctacaacTAACCAGAATGAGGGACCGGACCTTCTTTCAATTTGGTTCAGCACACACAAGACTACCCATTTGCACACTCATACCAACTATCCATCTAttgcgccctctctctctctctcctacaacTAACCAGAATGAGGGACCGGACCTTCTTTCAATTTGGCTCAGCACACACAAGACTACCCATTTGCACACTCATACCAACTATCCATCTATTGCGCCCCACTTTCGATTGATCCAACTCAAAACTCAGACCACTTGGGCAAACGCAGCCCTCCCATCCATCAAGTAGATGTCGCTCTGGATTAGTTACAGCCCATAGACTATGCCCCATTAGTGGATGGCCCACTGTACTGGTCGATCCTAACCAACGGGACAAATGAAGAAAATTGGCTAGGAGCACAAGTGCTGGTCTTGAGAATATCTGAATTTTTCAGCAATGTAATTGATTATTCCCAAATGGATCATTGGAAGATCTTTAGCAGAGCAATATGTAGCTGGATAATCAAGATTCATCAATTGTAATTCTGGAAAGCCCACTGAAAGCAAAACCAGTTCTCTGGAAATTTTACAGGTTCTTGCCGGGATCTTGGACCTGTTTACTTTGAAATCACTCAAGGAATCATGACAAGTTGAAGTTCTATGGTTAACAGAGTATATATGGTAAAATGAAATACAACATCTAATTCATTAAGACTTGTTTAGCCAACTAGAAACAAATTTCACAAATTGACTGGAACTCGTGCATGAAGATCACTGACCTTCTTGTTCCTGAAAGAGATTACAAGCCAATATGGATGTCAGAATTTGGccctgaatttttatttatttatttcttttccctttctaTTGGTGTTCTCTATTGTACGTTCTGTTTCCCTTTTAAAATCCTGTTTTTACAGATGTATCTAATCCAACAGAAACAGATCACTAGATATTGCGTGTAGGTTATGTTGATGTCCTTTCATTAGATTgtttcattattttatttttttccccttctcttttcttttcacaaTCAAGAGATTATACCCTTTaaaatttacctcattttttcacAGGTTATTCTAAATTCTGTTATTCTATTTTTATGTTATGTATTCTGTTTCAGACTGGTCTAAGTGGGGCTCTTGAAACTCTTTGTGGCCAAGGATTCGGTGCTAAGTTATACAGGATGCTGGGGATTTACCTTCAATCATCAATCATCacatctcttttcttttctgtcATCGTATCTGTCTTGTGGCTTTTTTCGGAACCCATATTGATTTTGCTCCATCAAGAGCCGGAGATTGCAAAAATGGCTGGCCTCTATTTGAGGTATCTCATCCCCGGATTATTTGCATATGGGTTTCTACAATGTATTTTGAGGTTTCTCCAGACACAAAGTGTTGTGGTGCCTCTGGTCATTTGCTCGCTCGTCCCTTTTGTTATCCATGTGGGTATAACATATGTCATAGTTCATCACACAGCCCTTGGGTTCAAGGGAGCAGCGCTTGCAGCAGCAATATCGTTGTGGATATCATTTCTTATGTTGGCTCTCTATGTGAACTATTCAAAGAGATTTAAGCATACTTGGGAAGGGCTTTCAATGGAAGCGTTCCAGTATGTACTTCCGAACATGAAGTTGGCAATCCCCTCAGCCTTTATGGTTTGGTATGTAAACTATACTAGCTATTTCTTCTCTCAAAATATTGTACAATTGATTATTTCTTGTATCGGACTCTTGTATGTCATTCTTCTATGTGCTTAATCTGCTATGTTTGTTTTTAAGTTGACCTCAAAACACACTATGTCAGTATTCATAAGGCTACTACGAAGAAACTCTTCAGGCGCTGATCGAACTTGAAATTTATCTTAAAGAGTACTATAAACATGCATAGAAACTAATACGATTACAAGGCATGCATTTTAGGACAATAAGGAATGTACCCATTTAGTTATCTATTGTGAGAAATCTTCAACAATCACATTGGGATACCTGCCAATTAAATAAAATGCAGATAGTGAAGCATCATGACGGAATTATGGCAATATTGCTAATCAAAATTAGATCCCAAATGATTCTATTTGTAAGTGACGAAGATTTTTTCCCCcatttaaaaatcctattactTTCAAGATATGTAGCGAAAGATACTGATGCATTTCCTTTCGATTCGCCTCTCTTCCATCCCCTGAAGACTAAAGTATTTCTTATTTCCAGATAGTTTTCCATGTAGACTTTGAATGATTTGAGGCATTCCAACACTTCTGATCGCTAAATGAGATGGATTCATCTATGTAAGTTTAGCTATCAATAAACAGGACACAGTAACAATTGCCACCATAATAATCCACAAGATTTCCAGACATTTGCACTGAAAATTTTTAGGCTTTCCATTTTATATACAATTTACCATATCTAGAAAGCTACATAGCCATAGAAAATCTACACATATACATTCGTGTATCTCTCTATATTTTACATACTGTGGTGTAAAATCATTACAGTAGAACCATCGCAATTGACAACCATGCATTTACCTTTCAGTGTAGCCTCAGATTCGAAATGTAGCTTCACCAGTACTGTCACAAGACTCACAACTAAGCAGGCTGGGTCAGGCTGGGCCAGACCAAGGCCAGTCCACGTCAAGGCTAATGGACTAGGAACCATTTCAAATCCAGCCCAAGCATTCCGTGAGCCAGAATAATGGGCCTTTGTCCATCCCTAGTCTTTCCTGAAGGATTGTGGACAgaacatcaagagagagagagagagagagagagagagagagagagagagggctacaTTGTGACTGATAATCACAAGTGTTGAGTTGTTGACTCAAGATTAAAGCTTGATATATCACATCCCAACTTACTTTAGATAACCAAATTCTATAGGTTGGGGAGTGGAAGAAATGACAAACATGGTTACAATGGTGTGAAGACTGGCTGAAGTTAATGAAGCATCATACTGTAACAATTTGTCCTATGACAACAGTCCCAACATCTGGTTTGACTAGTTGATGTTTTTTCTTAGTTTTCCTGTTGACTATCTTCCATGAGAAGCTTCTCTTTCGGCTCAGGTTCACCttttattgaatgtttttcaACAAGACTTCACTAACATTGGACTAATGTGCTGAACTCCCACCATGGTGATGCTTGAGAATTATAGACGGCTGACCATCACCTCCACTTCTTAGAGTAAAACACCTGAAAACTGTTCATCTTAGTGGTTCTCAGATGTTGTATTTTGCTGACCACGCATAgcaaaatcaactaaaatcatTGAGATAAAATGATTTTTCCTGAACATTGGTCCTGTTTTGAGTCTTGACTCATATTATCCCTTTACTATATGATGGTAGATTTGGACTTCCAACATTGTTATTGCGGCCTTTTTCCTTAGttcatgctagatggatctctgtTATCTTTATGGCCTgcagtgatgcaggacatgaaaattaaatatgatatgtgagatttcatgcttaagatcacgttagttcagaaacaattatacaaattccatatcccacatgaaagtccaaacattcaattaaggggaatctatgcgggtccaggcctacacatgatagggctatatcaataaaaattatgaaccaaacgatactcaaatataagaaataatcatccacacatgcatagtaatcagtccataATTCAGgagattcagaaattccaattcgaggaaccttagggtaagaaaaggggcataaaattagagatttgagtaatttagggttaggtttaaggattttgggtgaaatcagagtgaaagagatgagagagacgaaccagaaaaGTATCGCACGCGTGGataacaacaatggcccaaacgcacgtgcgtgtgatcccggccgcacgtgtgtggggcccactattcagaaaaatgccaccttggccctggtcggccagggatagaCTCTAAAACTCCTAAATCTCAGCTCAatctgatgtacggtttgtgtatggtgcttcgccgaagtttcagccctcctgtagggccagattctgaaattctactgtggggaggagaattgctgcaatagatgattgattcgaggtgtagatgatggggtgagataagaagaagggatgatagaagataggtagtagagatggcgatggatgggggcgaattgggatagattgggtttcgcaccacggtagttaaccctttgaTGAAGAGAGGGCTTCACATCCAATTAGGTTTCACAACTTAGAGAGTAGGAAAatgcaaaatttttattaatcttcaatgaatcaaaaaagctacaaggggtgtctatttataggaaaaccttataccctaaaactcgcgtcatgtgcacaacctattacttggcgatgaaataaactaaaataaaaaccaaacaaagaaatctaaggCGTTcttgatgttctaaataatatcaaTAAGGAAGACCTAAAGTATgagatcaatccgactagtgagccacgatcatgagatctcatgatgggcttttcttggatatcgggcccactctcttgaactaaaactctgtcttctaactaggaggcccttcctggacgtcgtcatcgattcagatcaacggtggggccctccttctggcgtacgtgcgtaggggggtggcgtgagtgcgcgtgtgcgcgtgatgtccccatcatgcaGTTCTTGGCTACAGATTGTGTGCTTTGcctttttaagattttgaaacaTTCAAGCTTTTGACAATATGGATCCTTTTCATGATGCATGAATCTTTAGTTTCTGTCGCATGCATTGCAAGTTTTTGATGTTTCATACTCTCACAGCTTGGAGTACTGGGCTTTTGAACTTCTGGTGTTGCTGGCGGGATTGATGCCAAACTCAGAAAACAGTACGTCGCTGATAGCAATATGGTATGGTTTCTTCACCCTCTTGATGTTCCAAATcgagaaaacaagaaaaagaaaaaaaagaaaaaagaaaagaaagagtgcAATATTGTGGTTGCTTGATCCTGAATAGTTTCTTTGCATGGTGTCTTCAGTGTAAATACAGAAGCTGTCACATTCATGTTCACGTATGGTTTCAGTGCTGCTGTTAGGTAAGTTGGAGTAGATAGAAAAATTCCATATCTAAGACGCATTTTGTTCTCCCATATTTCCTCAGTTACTGACTTGAATACTTCCACGATAGCACTCGTGTATCGAATGAGCTGGGCGCCGGGCATGTTGATCTAGCTAAGAATGCTGTGGCAGTGACGCTAAAGCTCTCCATTATTCTTGCAGCAGTGATTGTCTTGTCTCTTGCCTTTGGTCATAATATCTGGGCAAGTTCTTTCAGTAACAGCCCCACAATAATAAAAGAATTTGCTTCGATGACCCCACTACTTGCAGTTTCCATGTTATTGGATTCAGCACAAGGCGTTTTGTCAGGTTATTATAACTACTTTGCAGAATTTCCTTATTTGCTTTTGGTGCTAACTGagccaaatcatcatcatccaagcattATCCCAATTAATTTGGGTATCATTGTCATGTCCTGTTCGATTTGTGATTTTCAGGGGTATCTAGAGGCTGTGGTTGGCAGCATTTGGCAGCATGGACCAACTTGACAGCCTTCTATGTTATCGGCATGCCAATAGCTATCCTCCTTGCATTCAAATTATCACTATATGAAAAGGTTAGTTGTTTTCTTAGGAACAAGGACTGTACAGACATTTTAATGTTCATATTCAATGTGATTTGCTAGAAATTATTGTTGGAAGACAGCACCAAATCAGTGTATATGCTGTTGCTTAGGGCCTCATCTCACTTTATTTAATTGTAATTATACATTAGAGATAAAAATTTTGGTAGGGGCTAAAAATATAAACAAtgatctttaatacataattgatattaactaaaatgagatgatgtCATTTTTAAGGGGCAACTAAACAAGCCCATTTGATATGTAACTGATTTATATCTAAGCATGTGACATGCTGGGAATCCAAGTACTCTTTACACTTCACATGGCCTGCACATACTTGTTGAAATAGTGAGAAGATAGTATTCTAATGCTCATGCTCTAACAAACAGTCCCCTTTGTCTTATATATTTGCTCATGCTCATGCTCTAACAAAACAGTCCCCTCttgtctttattttattttattttttcccacTGTGCTCATTATTCTCACTTATCCAACCAAACTACTCAATATGGGTCATTTGTGATTTCATATCCAGATCTTTTCAACAATGATCTCCAAGTCAAGAAAGTCAAATCCCTGACTTTGGGTTACCGAATCCGTCTTTAGAATCTTTTGCTGCAATTGCTAATTTCACATTACCAATTCACTTACCAGTATTCACTTGTCCTCAATAATTCGAGCTAGATGTCCTGTAATCATTACCCTGTAATCaaagatcttaaaaaataaattttaaaaaataaatcttt
Proteins encoded in this window:
- the LOC131221205 gene encoding protein DETOXIFICATION 18-like, with translation MSEKGGDREPLLVGGEEGRKRWWKKVLDLEEAKNQVLFSVPMIVTNVSYYCITLVSVMFAGHLGELELAGSTLANSWATVTGLALMTGLSGALETLCGQGFGAKLYRMLGIYLQSSIITSLFFSVIVSVLWLFSEPILILLHQEPEIAKMAGLYLRYLIPGLFAYGFLQCILRFLQTQSVVVPLVICSLVPFVIHVGITYVIVHHTALGFKGAALAAAISLWISFLMLALYVNYSKRFKHTWEGLSMEAFQYVLPNMKLAIPSAFMVCLEYWAFELLVLLAGLMPNSENSTSLIAICVNTEAVTFMFTYGFSAAVSTRVSNELGAGHVDLAKNAVAVTLKLSIILAAVIVLSLAFGHNIWASSFSNSPTIIKEFASMTPLLAVSMLLDSAQGVLSGVSRGCGWQHLAAWTNLTAFYVIGMPIAILLAFKLSLYEKGLWIGLSCGLFCQACTLLLITLRTNWSKLEMSTSDKRDHVLV